In one Brassica oleracea var. oleracea cultivar TO1000 chromosome C9, BOL, whole genome shotgun sequence genomic region, the following are encoded:
- the LOC106315567 gene encoding protection of telomeres protein 1b: MEIRDDYKFLRVEDAFKALHLNISLIGVIVELDFPTASDCSCTLKIIDPWHSGSGLPVKLIARANRSLPRVESIGDVIFLSSVKIVLVNRKITALCNETSSSFALFNGEHGEGFVPYQSSPKFRIRDQDKSFLSNLREWMITYKFDDGSCCFTSLKDIKEGEHLNLNCQIVHVSKDDKDRCYIFVWDGTEMPACSFVVKSERLPLCVEPEMMLPTHVLRTFPTFGSVLRIIVENVTEKQAIQGLKPGQHVKFLNLFLQVNMGLWSATFSPSTKMQYTMSREMQSFSPQREKFSSRWNPITRCISSPSHSGITGVAHEDAPFVTLMDMLTYSNVTAKFRCVVRFIQVFPRDVRNFHDLNGKFKLLAILEDATARIHASLYADEGDKFFGCDPSDEEALIKKLNKLLGGDRMNEAPRNPPWVQCCLFSYYRNKNDQWGSRRFRIFDTWINAK; this comes from the exons ATGGAGATTAGAGACGACTACAAGTTCCTGAGAGTCGAAGACGCTTTCAAGGCGTTGCATCTCAACATCAGCCTCATCGGAGTCATCGTCGAGTTAGACTTTCCCACCGCATCTG ATTGTTCATGTACGTTGAAAATCATCGATCCGTGGCACTCGGGATCTGGCCTTCCTGTAAAGCTCATCGCTCGTGCGAATCGATCGCTTCCTCGAGTCGAATCGATCGGGGATGTAATCTTCCTCTCGAGTGTGAAG ATTGTGCTTGTTAATCGGAAGATCACTGCTCTCTGCAACGAAACGTCGTCGTCGTTTGCGTTATTCAACGGGGAGCATGGGGAGGGGTTTGTACCGTACCAGTCTTCGCCTAAGTTTCGGATTAGAGATCAGGATAAGAGCTTTTTATCAAATCTCAGAGAGTGGATGATAACTTATAAGTTTGACGATG GGTCATGTTGTTTCACATCCCTGAAAGATATCAAAGAAGGGGAGCATTTAAACCTTAATTGCCAG ATTGTTCACGTTTCCAAGGACGATAAAGATAGGTGTTACATCTTCGTTTGGGATGGAACTGAGATGCCAGCGTGCAGTTTCGTGGTAAA GTCAGAAAGGCTTCCTTTATGTGTTGAACCAGAGATGATGCTGCCCACTCATGTGTTACGCACGTTTCCTACTTTTGGTTCAGTCTTGAGGATCATAGTAGAGAATGTTACTGAGAAGCAGGCCATTCAGGGTCTGAAGCCTGGTCAACACGTGAAGTTTCTGAACCTTTTCCTCCAAGTAAATATGGGATTATGGAGCGCCACTTTTAGTCCCTCTACAAAGATGCAGTACACAATGAGCAGAGAAATGCAATCCTTTTCACCTCAAAG AGAAAAGTTCTCATCGAGATGGAACCCCATCACACGCTGTATTAGTAGTCCTTCTCACTCAGGAATCACAG GGGTTGCCCATGAGGACGCTCCGTTTGTGACTCTGATGGACATGCTGACCTATAGCAAT GTGACTGCTAAATTCAGGTGTGTTGTTCGGTTCATACAAGTGTTTCCTAGAGATGTCAGAAACTTCCACGATTTGAACGGCAAATTCAAACTGCTAGCAATACTAGAAGATGCAACCGCCAGAATCCACGCTTCTCTGTATGCTGATGAAGGG GATAAGTTTTTCGGGTGTGACCCATCTGATGAAGAAGCTCTGATCAAGAAGCTGAATAAATTGCTGGGAGGTGATAGGATGAACGAAGCTCCAAGAAATCCTCCATGGGTGCAGTGTTGCTTGTTCTCTTACTACAGAAACAAAAATGATCAATGGGGAAGCAGAAGATTCCGGATTTTTGATACATGGATCAACGCTAAATGA
- the LOC106318770 gene encoding cytokinin riboside 5'-monophosphate phosphoribohydrolase LOG7, whose protein sequence is MEETKSRFKRICVFCGSSSGNKPSYQEAAIQLGNELVERKIDLVYGGGSVGLMGLVSQAVHHGGRHVLGVIPKTLMPREITGETIGEVKAVADMHQRKAEMARQANAFIALPGGYGTLEELLEVITWAQLGIHRKPVGLLNVDGYYNSLLTFIDKAVDEGFISPMARRIIVSAPNAKELVRQLEEYEPEFDEITSKLVWDEVDRLSYVPGSEVAT, encoded by the exons ATGGAAGAGACAAAATCAAGATTCAAGAGGATCTGTGTCTTCTGTGGAAGCAGTTCCGGTAACAAACCTTCTTACCAAGAAGCTGCCATTCAACTGGGTAACGAATTG GTGGAGAGAAAGATTGATTTGGTATACGGAGGTGGAAGCGTGGGGCTTATGGGTCTCGTTTCTCAGGCTGTTCATCATGGTGGTCGCCATGTTCTAGG GGTCATCCCAAAAACCTTGATGCCAAGAGAG ATAACCGGTGAAACCATCGGAGAAGTTAAAGCCGTCGCTGATATGCATCAAAGAAAAGCCGAAATGGCTCGTCAAGCCAACGCCTTCATTGCACTTCCTG GTGGGTATGGTACGTTGGAAGAATTGCTGGAAGTCATTACATGGGCTCAACTCGGAATCCACCGTAAGCCG GTGGGTCTTCTTAACGTGGATGGTTACTACAACTCGCTGTTGACGTTTATCGACAAGGCCGTCGACGAAGGATTCATATCGCCAATGGCTCGTAGAATCATCGTCTCTGCGCCAAACGCTAAAGAGTTGGTTCGACAACTCGAG GAATATGAACCGGAGTTCGATGAGATAACGTCAAAATTGGTTTGGGATGAAGTGGACCGGCTCAGTTATGTACCGGGTTCGGAGGTTGCTACGTAA